The Anaerobranca gottschalkii DSM 13577 genome includes a window with the following:
- a CDS encoding DegV family protein, which translates to MKIKFVVDSTCDVPKELVEKYDIAVVPLSVQWMGETFRDGVDMTSDEFYEKLVTVADHPKTSQPPVGAFYEVYKKALEDGYEKIISIHITSGFSGTCQSAETAAEMVGRDKVEIIDSKSACMGAGWLVVKGIEGMEKGLEFEKIVEEIKKTIETTRVVIYLDTLEYAIRGGRISKLKGIVGSLLNVKPVIYFEDGMVKEYSKSRGKNKAIESFIDAFEKLFNVDEKKPIRIALAYGTDKEYAQEVLERLKEKYNVQQGYIFQTGIAIAVHGGPNLLAACGTW; encoded by the coding sequence TTGTTCCTTTGAGTGTTCAATGGATGGGGGAAACTTTTAGAGATGGTGTAGATATGACTAGTGATGAGTTTTATGAAAAGTTAGTTACGGTAGCAGATCATCCCAAAACCTCTCAACCTCCTGTAGGTGCCTTTTATGAAGTCTATAAAAAGGCCTTGGAAGATGGGTATGAAAAAATTATTTCTATCCACATTACTTCAGGATTTAGTGGAACCTGTCAATCTGCAGAAACAGCAGCGGAGATGGTAGGTAGGGATAAAGTAGAAATAATCGATTCTAAATCTGCTTGTATGGGTGCCGGTTGGCTGGTTGTTAAAGGTATTGAAGGGATGGAAAAAGGCCTTGAATTTGAAAAAATAGTCGAGGAAATAAAAAAGACTATAGAAACCACTAGGGTAGTAATTTATCTTGATACCCTTGAATATGCCATAAGGGGAGGAAGGATTAGCAAATTAAAAGGAATTGTAGGCTCCCTTTTAAATGTAAAGCCAGTAATCTATTTTGAAGATGGTATGGTTAAAGAATATTCAAAATCTAGGGGGAAAAATAAAGCTATAGAATCCTTTATCGATGCCTTTGAAAAATTATTTAATGTAGATGAAAAGAAACCGATTAGAATTGCTTTAGCCTATGGTACAGATAAAGAATACGCCCAAGAAGTGTTGGAAAGATTAAAAGAAAAGTATAATGTTCAACAAGGTTATATATTCCAAACAGGAATAGCTATTGCTGTCCACGGAGGACCTAATCTTTTGGCTGCCTGTGGAACTTGGTAA